In Nocardioides cavernae, a single genomic region encodes these proteins:
- a CDS encoding AAA family ATPase, whose protein sequence is MRLHQLQVVGFGPFADPVSIDFDALSDAGLFLLSGPTGAGKSSVLDAVCFALYGDVPGDRAVAKRLRSDHAADDVAPRVVLEATLSGRRFRIDRSPAWTRPKKRGTGTTTEQARVVISERRPAADGQHLWHPLSTRLDETGHLVTRLVGMTLPQFCQVAMLPQGRFQAFLRARSEERHALLQQVFQTERFDRTERWLRERRVGLRRASDTHRDTVADLVSRVSEVGDDGAPDDWPADPSCLDAWVTGLTDAASTASADQSTSAQAAAAAETTAAAARAAGTELAALQATHAAARRDRDALEAAAAAHADRVQLVDRAQRAAGVRALHDLALASRATSDDLQERHAASVASLGRLLGVTTPDDAQVAEHHRTATRVLDDLARVRPLLRQVTEVESALHHSERSREGLAAELDRLSARAAQVPQSLAELEPRLASARDAVTHVATLDDELVALRARVLAARSADDLATDLASAQRDLAAATQTRLLAREALVEIREQRLDGMAAEIARKLAVGACCPVCGSADHPSPASPASGAPDEATERKARREVDDLEVVVEAHSQQVRGLETRLAAALAESGEALDTLLAAEDDTLARLDGARAAAATVDPLAARFDALLGEQDDVVRQREQLTATASRLDTEAAVLAARLEALREQVRAVLPDGADLDDLTAHHQQVADVARRCTDTAADLSRARESAAGTQRAADGAASGAGFPSSGAAAAAWLPEAELTALLAAVERHERELARTGELLADTDLAVAAAAEPPDLELLAEAHRRAQEEAATTRHRDLVLRERVGRLRALTGDVRTALAVWAPVRADLDLVADLAALVEGKHPDNRHQMRLSAYVLAHRLGQVVDAANLRLSTMSDRRYSLVHTGQRGAGETRGGLSLLVRDDWTGDSRDPATLSGGETFVVSLALALGLADVITQEAGGADLDTLFVDEGFGSLDAETLEDVMDTLDTLRDGGRVVGVVSHVPELQTRIPTQLRVHRGRHGSRTSLVLA, encoded by the coding sequence GTGAGGCTGCACCAGCTCCAGGTCGTCGGCTTCGGCCCCTTCGCCGATCCCGTCTCGATCGACTTCGACGCCCTCTCCGACGCCGGCCTCTTCCTGCTCAGCGGGCCGACGGGTGCCGGCAAGTCCAGCGTCCTCGACGCGGTCTGCTTCGCGCTCTACGGCGACGTCCCCGGTGACCGCGCCGTCGCCAAGCGGCTGCGGTCCGACCACGCGGCCGACGACGTCGCTCCACGGGTGGTGCTCGAGGCGACCCTGTCCGGCCGACGGTTCCGCATCGACCGCTCGCCCGCCTGGACCAGGCCGAAGAAGCGCGGCACGGGCACCACCACCGAGCAGGCCCGGGTCGTGATCTCCGAGCGACGCCCCGCCGCCGACGGCCAGCACCTCTGGCACCCGCTCAGCACCCGCCTCGACGAGACCGGACACCTCGTGACCCGTCTCGTCGGCATGACGCTCCCCCAGTTCTGCCAGGTCGCCATGCTCCCGCAGGGAAGGTTCCAGGCCTTCCTGCGGGCGCGGTCCGAGGAGCGTCATGCCCTTCTCCAGCAGGTCTTCCAGACGGAGCGCTTCGACCGCACCGAGCGCTGGCTGCGCGAGCGTCGCGTCGGGCTGAGGCGCGCCTCCGACACGCACCGCGACACGGTCGCCGACCTGGTCAGCCGGGTCAGCGAGGTCGGCGACGACGGTGCGCCCGACGACTGGCCGGCCGACCCCTCCTGCCTCGACGCCTGGGTGACCGGGCTGACCGACGCCGCATCGACCGCATCGGCCGACCAGTCGACCAGCGCGCAGGCGGCAGCTGCGGCCGAGACGACGGCTGCCGCTGCCCGAGCCGCAGGCACCGAGCTCGCTGCGCTTCAGGCCACCCACGCCGCGGCACGCCGTGACCGCGACGCACTGGAGGCGGCGGCAGCGGCGCACGCCGATCGCGTGCAGCTCGTCGACCGGGCCCAGCGCGCCGCCGGCGTACGCGCCCTCCACGACCTCGCGCTCGCGTCGCGAGCCACCTCCGACGACCTCCAAGAGCGCCATGCCGCGTCAGTCGCGTCGTTGGGGCGGCTGCTCGGAGTGACGACACCAGACGACGCGCAGGTCGCCGAGCACCACCGCACTGCCACGCGTGTGCTCGACGACCTCGCCCGCGTGCGCCCGCTGCTCCGCCAGGTCACCGAGGTCGAGTCGGCCCTCCACCACTCCGAGCGGAGCCGGGAGGGGCTTGCGGCCGAGCTCGACCGGCTCTCCGCCCGGGCGGCGCAGGTGCCGCAGTCCCTGGCCGAGCTCGAGCCCCGGCTCGCCTCGGCCCGCGACGCGGTGACCCACGTCGCCACGCTCGACGACGAGCTCGTGGCCCTCCGGGCGCGGGTGCTCGCCGCCCGCTCGGCCGACGACCTCGCGACCGACCTCGCCTCAGCCCAGCGCGACCTCGCGGCGGCGACGCAGACACGGCTGCTCGCGCGCGAGGCGCTCGTGGAGATCCGCGAGCAGCGCCTCGACGGCATGGCTGCCGAGATCGCGCGCAAGCTGGCCGTCGGCGCCTGCTGCCCGGTGTGCGGCTCGGCCGACCACCCCTCCCCCGCGTCTCCTGCGTCCGGCGCACCGGACGAGGCCACCGAGCGCAAGGCCCGCCGCGAGGTCGACGACCTCGAGGTCGTCGTCGAGGCGCACTCCCAGCAGGTCCGTGGTCTCGAGACCCGGCTGGCTGCTGCCCTCGCCGAGTCCGGCGAGGCGCTGGACACGCTCCTCGCCGCCGAGGACGACACGCTGGCCCGCCTCGACGGTGCCCGGGCCGCCGCGGCCACCGTCGACCCGCTGGCCGCCCGGTTCGACGCGCTGCTCGGCGAGCAGGACGACGTCGTCCGCCAGCGCGAGCAGCTCACCGCGACCGCCTCCCGGCTCGACACCGAGGCCGCCGTCCTCGCCGCGCGCCTCGAGGCACTGCGTGAGCAGGTCCGCGCGGTCCTGCCCGACGGGGCCGACCTCGACGACCTGACCGCGCACCACCAGCAGGTCGCGGACGTGGCCCGCCGCTGCACCGACACCGCAGCCGACCTTTCGCGCGCTCGCGAGTCCGCGGCCGGCACCCAGCGGGCCGCCGACGGTGCAGCGTCCGGGGCGGGCTTCCCGTCGTCGGGTGCGGCTGCCGCCGCCTGGCTCCCCGAGGCCGAGCTCACCGCGCTCCTCGCGGCGGTCGAGCGGCACGAGCGCGAGCTCGCCCGCACCGGTGAGCTGCTCGCCGACACCGACCTCGCGGTGGCTGCTGCAGCGGAGCCGCCCGACCTCGAGCTGCTCGCCGAGGCCCACCGCCGCGCCCAGGAGGAGGCTGCGACCACGCGGCACCGCGACCTGGTCCTGCGCGAGCGCGTGGGCCGCCTCCGCGCCCTGACCGGCGACGTCCGCACCGCGCTCGCGGTGTGGGCCCCGGTGCGCGCCGACCTCGACCTGGTTGCTGACCTCGCCGCCCTCGTCGAGGGCAAGCACCCCGACAACCGCCACCAGATGCGCCTGTCGGCCTACGTCCTGGCCCACCGTCTCGGCCAGGTCGTCGATGCCGCCAACCTGCGGCTCTCCACGATGAGCGACCGGCGCTACTCCCTCGTCCACACGGGGCAGCGCGGCGCCGGGGAGACCCGGGGCGGCCTCAGCCTGCTCGTCCGCGACGACTGGACCGGCGACAGCCGCGACCCGGCCACGCTCTCGGGCGGCGAGACGTTCGTGGTTTCCCTCGCACTGGCGCTCGGCCTTGCCGACGTCATCACCCAGGAGGCGGGCGGCGCCGACCTCGACACCCTGTTCGTCGACGAGGGATTCGGCTCGCTCGACGCCGAGACCCTCGAGGACGTGATGGACACGCTCGACACCCTCCGTGACGGGGGCCGGGTGGTCGGCGTGGTCAGCCACGTGCCCGAGCTGCAGACGCGCATCCCCACGCAGCTGCGGGTCCACCGCGGCCGCCACGGCAGCCGCACGAGCCTCGTCCTCGCCTAG
- a CDS encoding serine hydrolase domain-containing protein has product MSLQRQRLLDVAQAEGRLTSVVGAVFDRYGAVWAGGAGQAPGLDGQYRIGSITKSMTAVLVVQARDAGLLDLDDPLAAHLGDVGYGDVTVRDALAHSSGIQSEPRGPWWERTRGGDFTALALANDGSGRVAPAGAWFHYSNLGYGLLGEVVARRFGTSWRALVSERLLQPLGMRATSYLPRPGAQPGWSVDHFTGVRVHEPLTDTGAMAPAGQLWSTLADLVTWGQVLGGARPDVLATSSLEEMKRPVTADYGLGLMLGIHPGGRLVGHNGSMPGFLAALHVDPDSGIGAAVLANATTGIDPRDLAVSLIEGDPDAEDTRPAPWRPTVAVPSEAQGVPGLWFWGNTAYDVRWHNDGIETRAMARGNVVTDRFELVQGTLVGVLGYHRGERLDVVRRPDGSVHHLECATFVYTRTPYDPEVEIPGGHPR; this is encoded by the coding sequence GTGAGTCTCCAGCGGCAGCGACTGCTCGACGTCGCCCAGGCCGAGGGGCGGCTGACGTCCGTCGTCGGTGCGGTCTTCGATCGCTACGGCGCGGTGTGGGCGGGCGGGGCCGGGCAGGCGCCCGGCCTCGACGGCCAGTACCGGATCGGTTCGATCACCAAGTCGATGACGGCCGTCCTGGTCGTCCAGGCCCGGGACGCGGGGCTGCTCGACCTCGATGACCCGCTCGCGGCGCACCTGGGCGACGTCGGCTACGGCGACGTGACGGTCCGCGACGCGCTCGCGCACTCGTCGGGGATCCAGAGCGAGCCCCGCGGCCCGTGGTGGGAGCGAACGCGGGGAGGCGACTTCACGGCCCTCGCCCTGGCCAACGACGGCAGCGGCCGGGTGGCACCGGCGGGCGCCTGGTTCCACTACTCCAACCTCGGCTACGGCCTCCTCGGTGAGGTCGTCGCCCGACGGTTCGGGACGTCCTGGCGGGCCCTGGTGTCCGAGCGCCTCCTCCAGCCCCTCGGCATGCGGGCGACGTCGTACCTGCCGCGTCCCGGCGCCCAGCCGGGCTGGAGCGTCGACCACTTCACCGGTGTCCGGGTCCACGAACCCCTCACCGACACCGGGGCGATGGCCCCGGCCGGGCAGCTGTGGTCCACCCTCGCCGACCTCGTCACGTGGGGCCAGGTGCTCGGCGGCGCCCGCCCCGACGTGCTGGCGACGTCATCACTGGAAGAGATGAAGCGACCTGTGACCGCCGACTACGGGCTCGGGCTGATGCTGGGCATCCACCCCGGCGGACGGCTCGTGGGCCACAACGGCTCGATGCCCGGCTTCCTGGCCGCCCTCCACGTGGACCCCGACAGCGGCATCGGGGCGGCGGTGCTCGCCAACGCGACCACGGGTATCGACCCGCGCGACCTGGCCGTGTCGCTCATCGAGGGTGATCCCGACGCCGAGGACACCCGGCCGGCGCCGTGGCGCCCGACCGTCGCGGTCCCCTCGGAGGCGCAGGGTGTGCCGGGGCTGTGGTTCTGGGGGAACACCGCCTACGACGTGCGCTGGCACAACGACGGCATCGAGACGCGGGCAATGGCGCGCGGCAACGTCGTGACCGACCGCTTCGAGCTCGTGCAGGGGACGCTGGTGGGCGTCCTGGGCTACCACCGCGGCGAGCGGCTCGACGTCGTACGCCGTCCGGACGGGTCGGTCCACCACCTCGAGTGCGCGACGTTCGTCTACACCCGTACGCCCTACGACCCCGAGGTCGAGATCCCGGGCGGCCACCCGCGCTGA
- a CDS encoding TldD/PmbA family protein translates to MSAPGLDPTFNDLPHRRLGEVALARAQELGASHADFRFERNRYQYLGARDGVLQTASDAEDLGFAVRVVHQGAWGFASGVVLTDDEARRVAETAVAVAQVAATMTTTPVELAPEPVHDDVTWVSGYDINPLDVPTPEKGALLVDWTERLRTGAAVAHATAFLQQVQENKYYADLSGTRTTQQRVRLQPGFEATGEDAETGIFDSMASIAPPVGRGWEYLTGAHWDWDAELAEVPELLAEKLKAPTVEAGTYDLVVHPSNLWLTIHESIGHATELDRALGYEANYAGTSFATYDKLGTLQYGSPVMNVRGDRTQEHGLATVGYDDEGVLTQEWDIVRDGVLVGYQLDRSMGHLKPELNDGRSNGCAFADSSGHIPIQRMANVSLMPGADEVGTDDLISRVERGIYVVGDKSWSIDMQRFNFQFTGQRFYAIEDGRLAGMLRDVAYQATTTDFWGSMEAVGGPDTWVLGGAFNCGKAQPGQIAAVSHGCPTALFRGVNILNTIDEAGH, encoded by the coding sequence ATGAGTGCGCCCGGGCTCGACCCGACCTTCAACGACCTGCCGCACCGCCGGCTCGGCGAGGTCGCCCTCGCCCGCGCCCAGGAGCTCGGCGCCAGCCATGCGGACTTCCGGTTCGAGCGCAACCGCTACCAGTACCTCGGCGCCCGCGACGGCGTGCTCCAGACCGCGAGCGACGCCGAGGACCTCGGCTTCGCCGTCCGCGTCGTCCACCAGGGCGCCTGGGGCTTCGCCTCCGGCGTCGTCCTGACCGACGACGAGGCCCGGCGCGTCGCCGAGACGGCCGTGGCGGTCGCGCAGGTCGCCGCAACCATGACCACGACGCCCGTCGAGCTGGCGCCCGAGCCGGTGCACGACGACGTCACGTGGGTCTCCGGCTACGACATCAACCCGCTCGACGTACCCACTCCGGAGAAGGGCGCGCTGCTGGTCGACTGGACCGAGCGCCTGCGCACCGGTGCGGCCGTCGCCCACGCGACCGCCTTCCTGCAGCAGGTGCAGGAGAACAAGTACTACGCCGACCTCAGCGGCACCCGGACCACCCAGCAGCGAGTGCGGCTGCAGCCCGGCTTCGAGGCCACGGGCGAGGACGCGGAGACCGGGATCTTCGACTCGATGGCCTCCATCGCGCCCCCGGTCGGTCGCGGGTGGGAGTACCTCACCGGGGCCCACTGGGACTGGGACGCCGAGCTCGCGGAGGTGCCCGAGCTGCTCGCCGAGAAGCTGAAGGCGCCCACCGTCGAGGCCGGCACCTACGACCTCGTGGTGCACCCGTCCAACCTGTGGCTCACCATCCACGAGTCGATCGGCCACGCCACCGAGCTCGACCGGGCGCTGGGCTACGAGGCCAACTACGCCGGCACGTCCTTCGCGACCTACGACAAGCTCGGCACCCTCCAGTATGGCTCCCCGGTGATGAACGTGCGGGGTGACCGCACGCAGGAGCACGGCCTGGCAACGGTCGGCTACGACGACGAGGGCGTCCTGACCCAGGAGTGGGACATCGTCCGCGACGGCGTGCTGGTGGGCTACCAGCTCGACCGCTCGATGGGCCACCTCAAGCCGGAGCTGAACGACGGCCGGTCCAACGGCTGCGCGTTCGCCGACTCCTCCGGCCACATCCCGATCCAGCGGATGGCCAACGTGTCGCTGATGCCCGGCGCCGACGAGGTCGGCACGGACGACCTGATCTCCCGCGTGGAGCGGGGCATCTACGTCGTCGGCGACAAGTCGTGGTCGATCGACATGCAGCGCTTCAACTTCCAGTTCACCGGCCAGCGGTTCTACGCGATCGAGGACGGCCGGCTCGCCGGGATGCTGCGCGACGTGGCCTACCAGGCCACGACGACCGACTTCTGGGGCTCCATGGAGGCGGTCGGCGGACCCGACACCTGGGTCCTCGGTGGCGCCTTCAACTGCGGCAAGGCCCAGCCCGGGCAGATCGCAGCCGTCAGCCACGGGTGCCCCACCGCTCTCTTCCGCGGGGTCAACATCCTCAACACCATCGACGAGGCGGGCCACTGA
- a CDS encoding metallopeptidase TldD-related protein, protein MTSLRSTPQQLVEHALASSTADDCITIVRDVTSANLRWANNTLTTNGVMTEVSVTVISFAAVQGGVATGSVSGSASTPVQVTALVQAADAAARAGSPAEDAAELVTDSTSPDWDTEPETTDIGVYDAFAPALGEAFAQATAEDRLLYGFVNHDVATTYLGSSRGLRLRHVQPTGHYACTGKDTSLTRSAWTGGATRDFRDVDAATMAATVAQRLAWAERRIDLPAGRYDTILPPSSVADLMIDAYWGAGARVAHEGESVYSRRGGGTRIGDKVAAPGVSLFSDPAHPGLECAPFAIAGASDNTDSVFDNGLALERTDWIRDGLLTGLLQTRHSAGMTGQPVTPMIDNLVLEVGDGAGTIEDMIADTQRGLLLTCLWYIREVDPQTMLLTGLTRDGVYVVEDGEIVGAANNFRWNESPIDLLNRFSAATATVPSFSREWGDDYFSRTATPALRIPDFNMSSVSQGV, encoded by the coding sequence ATGACCTCCCTGCGCAGCACCCCCCAGCAATTGGTCGAGCACGCGCTCGCGTCCTCGACCGCCGACGACTGCATCACGATCGTCCGCGACGTCACCAGCGCCAACCTGCGCTGGGCCAACAACACGCTGACCACCAACGGCGTGATGACCGAGGTGTCGGTGACCGTGATCAGCTTCGCCGCCGTGCAGGGCGGTGTCGCGACGGGCTCGGTGTCCGGCAGTGCCTCCACGCCCGTGCAGGTCACCGCACTCGTGCAGGCCGCCGACGCGGCCGCTCGAGCCGGATCGCCCGCCGAGGACGCGGCCGAGCTGGTCACCGATTCCACCTCCCCCGACTGGGACACGGAGCCGGAGACGACCGACATCGGCGTCTACGACGCCTTCGCTCCGGCCCTCGGGGAGGCATTCGCCCAGGCCACCGCGGAGGACCGCCTGCTCTACGGCTTCGTCAACCACGACGTCGCCACCACCTACCTCGGGTCGAGCCGCGGCCTCAGGCTGCGGCACGTGCAGCCGACCGGGCACTACGCCTGCACGGGCAAGGACACCTCGCTCACCCGGAGCGCCTGGACCGGCGGCGCGACCCGCGACTTCCGCGACGTCGACGCCGCGACGATGGCCGCGACCGTCGCCCAGCGCCTGGCCTGGGCCGAGCGACGCATCGACCTGCCCGCCGGGCGCTACGACACCATCCTGCCGCCGTCGTCGGTCGCCGACCTGATGATCGACGCCTACTGGGGCGCCGGCGCGCGCGTGGCGCACGAGGGCGAGTCGGTCTACAGCCGCCGTGGCGGCGGCACCCGGATCGGTGACAAGGTCGCCGCCCCCGGCGTCAGCCTGTTCTCCGACCCGGCCCACCCGGGACTGGAGTGCGCCCCGTTCGCCATCGCCGGCGCGTCCGACAACACGGACTCCGTCTTCGACAACGGCCTGGCGCTCGAGCGCACCGACTGGATCCGCGACGGCCTGCTGACCGGGCTGCTCCAGACCCGCCACTCCGCCGGGATGACCGGCCAGCCGGTCACCCCGATGATCGACAACCTCGTCCTCGAGGTGGGCGACGGCGCCGGCACGATCGAGGACATGATCGCCGACACGCAGCGCGGCCTGCTGCTGACCTGCCTGTGGTACATCCGCGAGGTCGACCCGCAGACGATGCTGCTCACCGGCCTGACCCGCGACGGCGTCTACGTCGTCGAGGACGGGGAGATCGTCGGCGCGGCCAACAACTTCCGCTGGAACGAGAGCCCCATCGACCTGCTCAACCGGTTCAGCGCCGCCACCGCGACGGTGCCGAGCTTCAGCCGCGAGTGGGGCGACGACTACTTCTCCCGCACCGCCACGCCCGCCTTGCGGATCCCCGACTTCAACATGTCGAGCGTGTCGCAAGGCGTGTGA